In Pseudomonadota bacterium, a single window of DNA contains:
- a CDS encoding SDR family oxidoreductase yields MKLKDKVAIITGGSAGIGKAIALGMANEGANIVITARNEERLKTAEQDIKAVGVEVLALKSDVSVISDIKGMIDKTIKKFGKIDILVNNAAISGSSVPFLEKDEETFDSVVAINQKGFFFCTQLVAREMVKKKYGKIIGICSAQARVGIPLNSDYSGTKGAMLAMTRVMAAELSPMGINVNAIACGLTTDTKLISESKYPKEIIQMIVNTTPMRRTASVKDYIGMAILLASDEGSFITGQTISVDGGASMP; encoded by the coding sequence ATGAAACTAAAAGATAAGGTTGCAATTATAACGGGTGGCAGTGCCGGAATCGGCAAGGCTATCGCCCTTGGTATGGCAAATGAAGGGGCTAATATCGTAATTACTGCCCGGAATGAAGAAAGGCTCAAAACTGCTGAACAAGACATAAAGGCTGTTGGTGTTGAAGTCCTTGCTCTGAAATCTGATGTATCAGTGATCTCAGATATCAAAGGCATGATAGATAAAACCATAAAAAAGTTCGGAAAGATAGATATACTTGTCAATAATGCCGCTATCAGCGGTTCATCAGTTCCATTTCTTGAAAAGGACGAAGAAACATTTGATAGTGTTGTAGCTATAAACCAGAAAGGGTTTTTTTTCTGCACTCAGCTTGTGGCAAGAGAAATGGTTAAGAAGAAATACGGAAAGATTATTGGAATATGTTCTGCCCAGGCAAGAGTGGGTATACCACTGAATTCAGATTATTCCGGAACAAAGGGGGCGATGCTTGCCATGACCCGGGTTATGGCAGCTGAACTAAGTCCGATGGGGATTAATGTGAATGCCATTGCCTGTGGTTTGACAACTGACACCAAACTGATCTCGGAATCCAAATATCCGAAAGAAATCATTCAAATGATAGTGAACACAACCCCCATGCGACGGACCGCTTCGGTAAAGGATTATATCGGTATGGCCATACTTTTGGCTTCAGATGAAGGTTCCTTTATTACCGGTCAGACCATATCTGTTGATGGTGGAGCGAGTATGCCTTGA